A stretch of DNA from Oryza brachyantha chromosome 4, ObraRS2, whole genome shotgun sequence:
TGCTCACATCACAAGGTGATCAAAGAACGCCGTGTCAAAAAAACAACCTTTAAACTTATGGAGTGGCGGTTTGATTTCAATTTGGAGTTTAACGGATCCAAGTAAATGGTTCTCGAGTCTTAAATCAGGTGACTCTGTATTTGGGTCGAATGAAATAAACATATGGTGTTGTAAACTTGGAGATGTCCAACTCATTCCAGTTTTCTACAGGGTGTACCttggttgtatttttttaataaaagattatctgattttttagctatttaataactataaatgatgaaatcaactaatataaaatgaaaaatctaCTCCATAAAAATGATACGATAAccgtctatatatatattatttctatacaaaaTACACTATTTGACGGTTCAGAAAACATGAGTGCAAAAGCCAATGAATAATTTACTTAAAAGATCAACAAAGCTCTTTTGTTGTGTTGTATGCTGGCTTTACATGGAGAAagcatttgaaaaaaaaatactaatccctcctttttttaatcgatatcgttaacttttgaatatatgtttgacctttgtcttattcagaattttataaaaatatacaaattataaatcatgcttaaagttactttagtaatcaaacaaatcataaaaatactttttaaatttaattttttatataagataaattatcaaatatagatctaaGGGTCCACGTGTCAATTGAAAAAATGAAGTATGTAACCACATAAAGTTGCGTTCTGAATGAACTTTGTAATAAGTCCGATGGTTCGAACATGACAAAAGGGCACATGCAAAACGGTCCCTTTCGTTTATTTCTAGAGCACAACGATCCAAACGAGTCCAgctccacacacacaccaccATGATCGAAGTGCTGACATCAGAACCGAGAGAATAGCCATCACCCTTCTTTAGTGGATGGGGGAtagaaattttcttgtttttcgttaccatattttcaaactattaaacaattttttgaaaaaactctacgtgggattttctttttaaaatcaagtatattttaaaaattgtaatcgctaataattaattagtcatgtGCAATTGATAAAACGAGTTTGTGTGAAATCCATCTAAACCTATAGCACGTTCGCATATACTTGAGCTTATTAgctaatttttgaattttaagacTTAAAGTCCcggttgattttggggtttaatcatagtttatttttattatttgtttttatatcactaagaacaagCTTATAAAATTCTTAactttagattatttttaattatccctaactacaaatatacaacttGTTTTTATCTTTCGTCGCTTCtttcctccacataagcacGAATCAATATGTCAATTCTCGTATCTGGCTACATCACCTTGACTCACTCTAAGTATGCTAACACACTACCTCCAAAATCCCAAAATCTGCATTACTAGAGCGCTACCAACTGTAACACACGTTCGCATGGTATCCTATTTATACTTTCGTCCTCACTTCATGTAAAAGGGTCAATCTGAGAATATCATGGTTGGAGCACCAAGGTTTATAAGCAGATCCTCACCTACTTAAACTTCTAATGTGATACTAAATCATCGCTACACTTCTACTTCTAGACCGCATGGACAAAACACACACTACTAACAGACTTCAAACAGACTAGGGTGTTACAGATTTTCACTTACTTATTGCCCATGAAGATTAATGGTTGTGTCCCAGCTGGAAAGAGATGTAGCAACCATTGAAAGCTGGAACAGCTTGCGCGCCTGGCTTCACTATCATCTAGTCTATTGATCAAGCAGTAGGTCTCATAATTGAGCAATATTTTCACAAGGAAATATTTTCAAGGACGGGCACTGTTGCCTATAGCTATCGCATTAAGCACTTAAAAAAACTCTCCTCGGTCGTGTATATTTtgtgtttaaaataaaatttggttaaCTTTTATAACTTTGGCTATGGTCATTTCTAAAATGACAAGCTGAGCATATCTTTTAGATTCTATGTAATGAAACATGCTCGCGCTGGTTCAAGTCCTAAATTTAGCATATGTTTTCATAGTGAATCTTTCATAGACAAGTTTTATCGTGAAAAGCAGGCTGTTACATTTTGAGATGAAGGGAGTAGATTTTATGAAtatattctaatataaaattcatgatctaatatttaattttttacctaATATCATCCTaaacaagaaatatttatgacGGGAGGAGTAACCAAACTAAACTTAGTCATTATAGAGTATTGAAGAAACTTTGCATGTCTGCAGCGACTATGTTCGTAACTAGGTAAATTAATTGTTCAGGATACAAGAGCCTAAATTACTTtcttcatttcataatatagCTACCCTGAAACTTTGTGGAATGATTAAGAATTGCGGTGTAAGGTAAATAATTGGATACAAGAGCCTAACTTACTTTCTTCATTTCataaagagcaattttacagtatttAACAAGGTACcagaataaaattttggtatcttttagtacctaggtactataagatactaaattttacactaaaattttagtatctctctATACTTACTCAattactgtaaaattgctctttcgTAAAAGAGCTAAAAGGGCAAATACTAGTTGAATCATAATTGGATATAgtatttttctcctttttccttttgaatCATTGCCGATCGGTTGCATGTGACTTCATCGGACTAGAATAAGGTCCCCAGggtataaaactataaatatgtgCACCGGCCCCCCGTAAAgagatatttaactttttgtcactcttacgaGTGGTTAAAACAGATTTATCACTCGCTGTCTATGTTATGTGGACCCTTATGAGTATATGGCATATGGGTCCaatgacaaatttattatcacCACCCATAAgaatggcaaaaagttaaatgcccccaTGTAAAGACAATAACGGTTCAGCACATACGACCCTCGGAGCATCATCACCCTTAGCTGTAATTTTTGACATAGTGAGCTACCAGTTGAGCTGCATCGGTCTCAATCTCCGACACTTGAGTGAGTTATAACCATATTGGCAAGATTGGAACTTTCTTGGTTAAATTCAAtattatgattaatcatatattgttGCTTTTTATCGTATCAGCTTAATTTATGTTACTTTTGACTATGTAATTGTTATGATCAATCACCTAATGCAATTTATATCGGCttaatactaaattatttgctatatttaatttcataatGTCTCAGTTAGGGCTAATCTATTAGAATATGGTCATCAAATAGTTCATATTAAGTTGACGTATATTGCTTATTGTTTCATCGATGTTCTAATCAAAGAGTTATTTTGTTTAGATAAACAATATAAGTTATTGATATCAAAAGATAGTGTGAATATACTAATTGTAtatcttttaagcataatcctatatatattctctcggttaggtccaatTTATCAAAGTTATTCTCAATAAATTGGATTGATTATTTTGACAAATCTACGTAGGATCTCATTTGGTCGTAGCCAACGGCCATCATCGGCTCATTATAGTGGTAGTTGATTTTGATCTATTAAATTGTATAATCTATCCTTAATAATCATAATTTTATGTTGTTTCGGTTAAATTCTATCTATCAATATTATTATTGGTAAACTagattagatattttataaattttagttggTTATCAATTAGTTGTAGTCGAAGATATATACAAgttcttatatatttattggtcTCACTGATAACATAACCAATTGTCTATTACGATGCTTCTAGGTCAATCAGCTTATCTCAACGGCTCTCATCGGCTTGTTAACCAATCAAATGCTTATTTGATCCATTTTTTCTATCATCCTTGCCAACTGCAACAAATTAACTAGCACGTCCCCAAACTTCAAGGTTTGGGATCTACAGTTAAGTAGATCTCTTAAGACTTTAGCGACGTTGGTATAGATTTTGTGCAACACCACCAGATATAGGATAAGAAGTTTTGTTTAGAAATTCACATTTTACATCTCCTAGTCAGCTATATACTTAAACTATATAGGTATTGTCGATGCTTTGTATTGGTACTAAATACATGGGTGACAAATGAAAAGCCAAGAACAATGGTAGGCAAAGGACATGGGTTAACGAGGTTCGGGGTCTCAATGAGAGATAGGATCCTATTCCGGTTGTATGTGTATTATTTGGTGTAAACAGAGCGCAATCAAGATGTTGCACAATCTTCTATCATATGATCCCTTAAGGACCTCCTACATCCTCTTATATACGAAGGGGCAAGGTTACAAGTGATAGAGAAATAATatagagtaaaatacatggccggttcttaaacttgtggcgcggtaccacttaggtccataaacttaaaaaatacacgtttaggtccataaacttgttttaatgtatcatccaggtccatgaagttgttttaatgtatcatctaGGTTCATGAAttcgttttaatgtaccatctaggtccataattttagacgttaaaacgagttcatggatttatggacctaagtggtaccatgccacaagtttaaggaccgacTATAGActttactaaataatatattaagaCTAAACCTATCTGACTCATACCCAACTAGTTCTGAAAACCCGAACATATAATACTAATACTTGTCATATTCCTAATCGCTTACCACAATATCTATATTTACATTATTCTTTACAATTCTGAATCCCCTTcactatataaatatgtacattACACAGGTATATCCATATCCTGGTATCCcacatgtatatgtttttggaccgaATGAGTATACCCACATGCATGGAATGTCTTACATATCGAAGCATATGCTCTTATAGCCTCTGTGGTTCTGAATACATCGATTCATCGTGCTTTAGTACtcgagatttgcttcagttaaataaaaagtatctcgagatacctggtatcaaattatttctgatcgttggatctaacagtgtgcatactacttagctagatctaatgatgagaaataatttgatacctcgagatactttttgttggaccgaggCAAATCTATTAGTACTCACAAAATCTCAAATAAATCATGATCTGCTACTTGGTAGCATCATACTATCATTGACCAAAACCGTACGGATTTTTACCAATTTCCTAGCTTGGTGCATGCCAGTTATAAGGCAATGCAAGTATAATCTGTATTCAATTTTAACCACGTGAACCATGCCCAGATCAATATGCCAGCTGAATTGGGTGACTCTATTTGCTTAATTCAATGTACAAATGAGCTAGTAGCTGCGCTGCCTGCTGCGCATTGGTCTACAAATCGGAAGAACTGAAGATCTGTGCGAGCGATGTCCATGTCCCGGACACCGCAAGCGCAGTCCCGACGACGATGACAGCGACGTCACCGGTGAGCCCGGTCCACCCGGTCTCGGCGCCAAACACCTTGAGGTGGAACGCCGCCGGCAGCACGAACCCGAGCAGGACGCAGACGCTGCTCCCGACGAGCGAGAGGAAGTCAGCGAAGTTGGGCACGAGCATGGCCATGAGCCCGACGACCATGACGAGGATCCAGCGCAGCCACCAGGCGAAGCGCTTGCGGCAGAGCAGACGCTCGGCGACCTCGTAGACTGGGTTCATCATCACCGGCATGGTGAAGAAGAGGTTGATGCACAGCCCCAGCTGCACGGCGACGGACAGCCACCCGGTGCCGAGGTTGGTGGTGATTATGTCCCGCGTGGCCGCGCCGAACGCGAGGTACCCCATGGCGCCGAACAGCCCGTACATGACGGCGATGAACGCCATGGACAGCGCGAGCGTGCCACCGAACTTGCGCTTgtcggcggcctcggcctccAGCGGGAGGACCATGCCGATGCCCTCGAAGGCGTagacggcgacgccgaggccgTAGAGGAGCTCCGTGGGTCCGGCGAAGGCGAACACGGGGGGCTTGTTGGCGAGCCAGGAGGACACGTCCTGGCCGAGGACCACGCCCATGGCGCCGAGATCGACGACGTCGGCGAAGATGCTGAGCGGCGCGAGGAGCGTCAGCGTCTTGATGGAGTTAAGCCCCAGCTGGAACGGCAGCATGACCCAGATGAAGATCGCCTTCGCCGtgaggagcggcgacgagggggACGAATCCCCAATCGGGCAAAGGTGCGCCATGGTGTTGGAGATGAAGATGAGGTAGCCGACACAAAAGCTAGCCTGGCTGAGCACGAGCATGGCGTCAACGACGTGCCGCCCCGCAGCGCCGCACACGGCGGCGCCCAAATCCCCGAAAGAGGCGATCTTTGGGTGGTCgtaggcgaggcggcggcggcaggcgacGAGCAGCATCATGCAGTGGTAGGTGAGCGCGGCCACGGCGAGGAGAAGGATCGACCCGGCCACCCAGCCGGTGCGGGAGAAGGTGTAGGGGAGCCCCAGCACGCCCGACCCGACCACCGCGATGAACAAGTTGGCGAACGTCTTGGGCTGCGACGACAGGTGgtgccccccgccgccggcgccgccgccgtgcccatggtgcggcagcagcggcgccgcgtccagccgcgacgacgacgagctcgccTCCCTACTGTGGAACCCCATAGTgatcgctcgctcgccggaccagccgccgcacgccgacGAGCTCGCTGCCCCGCGACGAGATGGGGATTCGGGTggctcgcctcgccgcgcgtTTCCCCTCTTGTAGCGGGAACCGAGCCACGAAGCAGCGCAATCAGTCGAGTCGAGTCGAGGTGGGTCATGATGTCGCGGGAACGGAAGTCTCGTGGACTTTTCTTcgccaaaagaaaaaagaaaaccatccTGCGCCTGGTTCACGACATTCCTTGTGCGTCGTGTACTCGCGTGATGACGCGCTGTTAGGCTGGCTCATGGACGAGGTGCACACGATCGTTCGCGGCTCCAATTGGAAATGGAACGGTCAGTACTTCTTCGGCACGTGTGGTCATGGACTTCTGGATTcggcttatgtttatataaaccaaaaattaaactttaagtttaaaaattatctttgggttttttattatagtctaatttttagtatttaactcttaaatcgctaagaatatatataagtctaatttataaattataattcatttataaatatattatttaatatttttctatatgataCTGCCCAACTTTAGTTGTGTTTC
This window harbors:
- the LOC102700331 gene encoding amino acid transporter AVT3B-like, whose translation is MGFHSREASSSSSRLDAAPLLPHHGHGGGAGGGGHHLSSQPKTFANLFIAVVGSGVLGLPYTFSRTGWVAGSILLLAVAALTYHCMMLLVACRRRLAYDHPKIASFGDLGAAVCGAAGRHVVDAMLVLSQASFCVGYLIFISNTMAHLCPIGDSSPSSPLLTAKAIFIWVMLPFQLGLNSIKTLTLLAPLSIFADVVDLGAMGVVLGQDVSSWLANKPPVFAFAGPTELLYGLGVAVYAFEGIGMVLPLEAEAADKRKFGGTLALSMAFIAVMYGLFGAMGYLAFGAATRDIITTNLGTGWLSVAVQLGLCINLFFTMPVMMNPVYEVAERLLCRKRFAWWLRWILVMVVGLMAMLVPNFADFLSLVGSSVCVLLGFVLPAAFHLKVFGAETGWTGLTGDVAVIVVGTALAVSGTWTSLAQIFSSSDL